AGACATACTGTGTCAGATCTTTTTAGTAATGTAAATAGAAGTTTAAACTCTTAAATTAGAGTACTAAAGACAAATTTCAAATACAAATCGACAAGATTAACTTCAAACATTTACGTTAAAAATTCGTATACGcatgaaaattatattcatttaaaatgaattctctcttttcttttggaAGTGCCTTGAACAGTCTGAAAGGTACCAAGCATACATACCAAAACAACCGGAGATCAGTTTTTCATTATTAAACAAACTGAAAGTCTTCGAGAAAAGTAAaatcttctttaaatttgacATTGGAATAGATAGAATAACAACAAATAACATCTTTCTAGTTTGTATATTCATCGAACTCAATCTCGTGAAGTCGATTTAAAAGTGGCTAAATTAGCAAAATTTCATACATTGTGACTATAACTTAAATAGTAACATGAAAATTGGCTCCATATAaccattcaaaattttcaaattcttctCAAACGgtctcttccttcttcttcttcttcttcttctctgcaTTTTGAAATTCACCCCCCACCCCCCtaaccccacccccacccaccccaccACCCCACTCACCCCAACTCTCCATATCTCTTCCTTCTTCGTTCAACAGCTAATTGAAATCTCCATTTTTGTTTTGCCCGAAAATCTCTTCAGTTTACTGAATCTGAAAACCTAATTGTCTGAAAATGCCGTTATTTTCTGAGCCTCCGAGTGTTGTTAAGTCCAGATTCGGGTCACTAGATCAATCTGCAGCAACTCCGATGGATACTGCGTCGGTGACGATGTCGTCGGTGAAGAGTACTCCTAATCTCAGATTGTTCAAATCAGCTGCTAAGGATAACAGGGTTGAGTTCTCTGAGAACAAGGATGTGGTGGAATGTAACCGGAGTTTTGAGTTCCGTGAAGATCCTTCGTTCTGGAAGGATCACAATGTTCAGGTAAtcactcatttttttaaacCTCATTTCTAAAAATGATCAGTTTTAGAATCTGTACGTAGTAAGAAATTTGGACTCGTTAACACTAGCAGCGCTAGGATTTTCACTAAGGAGTTTGAAATACGAAAGAGTAAACAGGAATAATCCAAAAAAGGGTTCAACTTGTACTCTATATACATGTTGAATGGGTGAGCATCTAACTATTTATGTTCTATTGATTAAGACATTAAATGAACATTTCTGGTAAGGCacactttcttttttcttctaaattttgtttttgggaTTGAGGCTTAATCGTTGTTCCAGAAATTTGGAGGCTTTCTAAGTTGTTTCCCAAAAATGATTCAACTTGGAGCAAGGGTCAAAATAATCTAAGCTTAGTTTTGATTTCGGACCTCTCATTTCATTGATATTCTGAATTCGAAGAATGTATATTCAAAGTTATATAAACTGGAtgtttaaaaagtaaaatgttCTTAGATATGGTCCAGAAATTCACAGTCAAATAAAACTTTACCATAAATTGAAAATTCTGTTCAGTGAGTTGCTAACCATCTGACTAGTAGAGTTTATGGTTTATGTTAATGAATCATAGAACTTAAATTACTCATGAAGTTGGTTTCATATGCAGGTTATTATAAGAATACGCCCCTTGAGTAACTCTGAGATATCTTTACAAGGACATGGTAAATGTGTGAGACAAGAAAGCTCTCAGACAATCACTTGGATAGGGCACCCAGAATCACGTTTTACATTTGATATGGTTGCTGATGAGAATGTCACTCAGGTTTGCTTTTCTCGGCTATTGTCTTTCATTTTTCATGTATCTTTGGTGTGGTCTGTTCTCATTTCATTACATTAACTAACAGGAGATGCTCTTTAAAGCTGCTGGAGTACCAATGGTGGAAAATTGCATGGAAGGCTACAATAGTTGTGTGTTTGCCTATGGCCAAGTATGTTGCTCAGTCACATGGCTTAAGATCTCAGATATCAATTTTCATGTCGGAAATGTTAAAAAGATTTGAACTGTATACTGGTTTTATATTTAGAAACTCTACGTCTCTCTTTGTAGACTGGAAGCGGAAAAACACACACCATGCTTGGAGATATTGAAGGAGGCACCCGAAGACATAGTGTAAATTGTGGTATGACACCTAGGGTGTTTGAGTACTTGTTTTCAAGAATTCAGAAGGTACGGATATTGCATTTGTAATAAATGATTATTATCTTttgttttatcaaaattttatatactacCTCACATTGTGGACCAGAACCACAGATGACTTAGTTTGAGTAAGCATGTttgttttgatataataatgagAGGAAACCTTGATCTTATCTGAATGAATCAAATTATTGCATATGTTATTTTCatatggaaaattaaaaatttgttattgATCCACTTTAATGTCACAGTGTTGGGTATAAGTATTAGATATGGGTATGTGTGAAATTAATATAAGTTCAACTTCTAGCTGcttgtttctttgttttctcttccttttttttatttttataatgaagTCCCTATATGTGTTGGTTTGTATAATATAGATGCACCTTAGATTACTTCTTGCCTTCAATTTTAatgtaatattttctttattggaATAAAAGAGTGATCAACCTTTAACTTTTAAGGCTGAGCTTATGTTTCAATTTCAAGTTTGATGATTTCTTTCTTCTGGTCACAGGAAAGAGAGGCACGCAGGGAGGAAAATATAAAGTTCACTTGTAGATGCTCTTTCTTAGAAATATATAACGAACAGATTCTCGACCTTTTGGATCCTTCCTCGGTAAACTTGCAGGTGAATGCTAACATTTTGTCTAATTTGTTAATGAATTGAAATCTTGTCCAAATAAACATGGTTTTTGTTTCTGCCTATGGGAGTTATATATTGTTCATCATACTTCTTCCGGATATTGTGCATCATTTTTAACGAGGTGAATTAGTGTCCTATCTTTTGTTGAGGACCATGGAATTAGTGAGCACACGAATCAGTCCAAATTGCTGCTCACTATCCTGTTCCGTAAGGTTCAACTAGGTACTCCACAGTGATGCATCAGGTCAAATGAGGGACTAATGTGTGCTTAAGGAATGTGTTCTGACTTGCAACATCCAACtagtataatatttatatttatcaatgcAAATGCAGCCAACATATTGAACTAAAGAAAATGTGTGCAAATTGCTTTATCTAAAATGAATATTTGCAAAGTGCATAACTCAAATGGAAGAAGACAACTGAAGATTTTTCTTGTACTCTTACAGATAAGAGAAGACACTAAAAAGGGGATTCATGTAGAAGATCTCAAAGAAGTAGAAGTTACGAGTGCTCGAGATGTGATGCAACAACTTCTTCAGGTATATTCTCACCCTTGAGAGTCAATTATCATTATTGCTTGTGAAACTCTCTAGTGTTAACTCCACTTAAGAGTGAAGATAAGGAAAGAAGCTGTTGATAGTTCTTGAGGTGATTATACAAGTCCATATGCACATGCTAAAGATTTGGAGATCTAAATGTGTTCCTCAGAACTGATAAATAGTCAGTTTTAATAAAGTTAATATTGTTACTTCCACTAATCATTATGTTTCCTAAGCATGCACATATTTGACatgaagagagagagagttggcAGGTTGtatcttttatttgttatactAGCAAGCGGAATTGCTGGAGATGAAAAGTTAAAGGGGTGTCCTCAAGATCATTGTTCCAGATCCAACCCATCTTTTTGGTGGATATCCAAACCAAATAGTGATGAAAGGTTCTTATTGTTCCCTGGGATTCTATGAAAAAGATCATATCTGTTTTTGACCTTGTTTTCTTAATCTCTTACTATGACTTAAGGTTAGTTTACTTATTCCTGTGGAAGTCCGTCTAGGACACTGATAATAGAACTATTCGGGTATGAGGGATATACTTGAATACTGCAACTCCAATTGTGcagtattttcttcttctttcttccttaTATTTTCCATTAATTTATCGAtggttaaataaatatattaatgataAGGTAAAAATAGTGCATACAGAGTGCTCTAGTTTGGAGCCTTGTAATTTTTGAATCGAGGCATTCAGCACTAACTACCTTGTAACCAGAACTGCATATAAATGTACTCAAACTTGACCCAAGTTATTGCAGTGTTTACCAGATTATCTTTTGGTACCACCATTAATATGCCACAACCTTATACTAACCTGAcagttattaattttaaatggaagatcataaagaaaatgagagcaaagttaaaataattgcTCACAAAATTaaatgcacaattttttttgttacttatGGTTAGGATGATCATAATGTTCTTGTCATAACAGGGTGCAGCAAACAGAAAGGTAGCTGCCACCAACATGAATCGTGCTAGTAGCCGTTCACACAGTGTATTTACGTGTGTGATAGAGAGCAAAGTAAGTTCTATATCTTAATTTGAGCCATCAGATTTAGTCTTTTCTTACCTTATCCCCCTCCACACTGGTACATAAATTTACACATAACCTGTTTGCAGTGGGAATCTCAAGGAGTAACTCACCACAGATTTGCTCGTTTTAACCTTGTTGATTTGGCAGGATCTGAAAGGTAAAGGAGAATAATTATGCGAATATGAGAAGATATCTTATgctgaatttttcttttaactgcAATTGTGAAATCACAGGCAGAAAAGCTCAGGAGCTGAAGGTGAACGTTTGAAGGAAGCTACTAACATCAACAAATCTCTTTCAACATTGGGGTAGTTATTATGTCTCATCCTTATTCCTTTATAGTTCTTCTGTTCTAGTCTTGTCTTTCTAGTGCAATACTCATCCGGTTCTTTTTGTGCAGATTAGTGATCATGAACCTGGTTAGCATATCTAATGGGAAGTCACACCATGTTCCCTACAGAGATTCAAAGCTCACATTTCTACTCCAGGTGAATATAGGTGTATCTTTGCTTTCAAAGGAGAATCAATTGTTTTCTCTGTGAGTTAATCTGAAGGCATCCAGAATCTCTTGTGAAACGCACTAGTTATAGTCGCATTTTGAATGTGTTTTGTAATGAGGAGCTCTAATATAATCTTCTTACTGCTATGCACTcagatatttaattttctagttttgaCCTGTTGCTCTGCACTGATTATTAATAACAACATTATGAAGATGGTCTTTGGAtttgacattatatttcttcccTCTTTCAGGATTCGTTGGGAGGGAATGCAAAAACATGTATAATTGCAAATATTAGTCCTTCCAGCTGGTATGCAATTTTTACTGGTCACCACTAGGATTTCAATTTAATGGCCTTAAGATCAAACACCTTACAAGTGCTGTCATTTTGAAGCAAGTGATTCTGTATTGTATAACACTTGATTGGACTCTTGCAGTTGTTCATTGGAGACTCTAAGCACATTGAAGTTTGCTCAACGTgccaaattcatcaaaaatcatgTATGATATTCTTGGACACTAGTGGCTTTCTTATGGTCGTTCAACTAGCAAATCACGTGATCATCTACTAACCTCAACCagttttcaaagtcctttttcTGTGAAATCAACTAAGAGAGTATCACCTTTTCAATTGGGTATTTAAATAATCAGGCAACTATTAGCAACAAATCTGGATATGCCACTTTATCTGATGTGTATATTATgcatttattttctcatttctcTGTGCATAGAAGTTCTCGAAAATCTTCTTTTTGTACAATATTTGTAAAGATATGTGCTTTCAGTCCTTACTTTCCTATATTCTAATAAAAGGTCTAACAGTTTTCCTTATGCCCTGATGATCATTTACTTTCCCAGGCTTTTGTAAATGAAGATGCTTCTGGAGACGTTCTTGCAATGAGGATACAGATTCAAAATCTGAAGGTATTCTTTTGCTTGAGATCCATCCCTATCTTCCATGTGTTTTATTTTCTGttgcttcattttttttgtatcttcCTATTTTGCTGTCATATTTTCCTGCTACCATGCTTCAAATTCTTTTCTTGTCTGCTGAACCGAGGGTTTATCGGAAACGAATTCGCTAACCCAAAAAGGTAGGGATAAGGTCTGCGTACATTCTACTCTCCCCAGATTACACTCCACATCGGCCAGGAATGACCGAAAAAAACCCTGCATAAAGAAGAGAACATATTAACAAAAGAATTTTATACCTCTGTAATGACAAACAGGGAGAAGTTACATTGATTGAAAAATTACAGCAAGTGACAAAAAAGACATCCTTTTAAATGTGCTCATGTGTGACATGCTAGTTGTTTATGCCACTGTGAAGGGTTTTAGTGATACAATGAGATTTACATCACATAGGTAAAACATTTGAACAACCTTTGTGAACTTCCGCCTTTGATCCAACATGTACctttgaatttaaaataagttcgCATTTATTGCTCCCATTCCCAGCTTCAAAATTCAGATTTTAGTTTCTTATGCTGGGGAAAATTTGGAAAAGTGTTTTCTGTTACCTGTGCTCTTAATATCTGTAATTCTAAATGTTATATGCACCTAATTACTTTTCTTTACCTCTCAGAAAGAAGTAGCTCGTCTTCGGAGTGTGGCTGATGGAGGAGTtgaaaaccatgaaaataatgCTTGGACAGTTGCTTTTCCGGGATCGCCTACATCTGTTAAATGGGAAGGGCTTCATGGATTTTCTAGTCCACTTACAGCAGATAAACGGGTGTCAAAGGTAGGTTTATCTTAAGTTGGCTATGAGGAGAAACATCTACTCCAAGAGTGGATCTGATAGTAAAGTTTCTTGTAATTTCAGAAGAAAGACTACGAAGTTGCCCTTGTTGGGGCTTTTAGGAGGGAAAAGGATAAAGACATTGCATTACAAGCATTGACTGCTGAAAATCAGGCAGCAATGCAACTGgtatgttttatgaagttttcactTCAGTTACTTGACTTGGCATTTTTATATATGCATAGGTGTCAGTAAGTCTTACGAATGAGGCCAGACGGTTCCAGTAAACTTATTCTAGAATTCTGCAAACCATAAACACTAATAGGAGTTGATCGACAAATCTGTCCTGCCCGGTAAGTCTTACAATTAGGCCATAGGGATCCAGTAAACATAACTCAGAACTCTGGAAAAACCATAAACACTATTAGGAGTTGATGGACAAATCTGTCCTACCCCAGTGTTTAGGGATATTCCAAGTGAAATTGGTTTTCTGGATTTCCTTTCTTGCACCCAATCAAGCTGTGAGGATCTTCCGATGTCAATTTTACTCTCTGTGCTAAATTGATTAGGATATAGACCTTCAAAAGTAGACACTGCATGATCTGAATTTCATATAAACCAATTTGCAATGTTGTGTCTAATCCAGACCAAACAAAGGGAAGATGAGATACAAGGTTTAAAGATGAGATTAAGGTTTCGAGAAGCTGCTATAAAAAGGCTCGAATCAGTTGCTTCAGGAAAGATATCTGCTGAGATTCATTTGCTAAAGGAGAAAGAGGAGCAGTTGAAGGAGATAGAGGTCCTACGGAATCAGGTTGATCGTAATCAAGAAGTTACAAGATTTGCTATGGAGAATCTACGGCTAAAAGAAGAGATCAGAAGGTATGTTATTTATCTTTTAGTTATCATAGAgtgtacatttttttttctttttctgaatGTTTCGATCATACTAGTCACTGAGAAGCAAAATGTTTATAGTTATATTAGGCAAGGCTATGTCTTGCTACTTCACTGGTTTGATAATTCTTATTTGTTGGTGATGTAGATTGAAGTCATTTTATGAGGAAGGTGAGCGAGAAAGAATGAATGAACAGATCATGATGCTACAAAATAAGGTTAGAGTTgacttcttcctcttccttgTTGTCTTGATTCTTCTTTTTACTCTCTAGAGAATTTAATCAAGCAATCTGCGTTTGCAAATGTGAGAATAGGAATGATTTCCCAAGTCTTTTTATTCTCCTTTTGTGTTATTCATAACTGATCCCTTAGTCATGCATGATACaattatttctgaaaaaagTGCACTGCAGAGAATTGTTTAATCAATAACTCTGGTCAGTAAAGTAAAATTTCTCTCTTTTACTTCTTGATTCTGCTTCAAAGAATGCATTTCAAAGTCCTtagcaatttctttttttcttgatcAGCATGTCTGGGATTTCTGTCAAATACGAAAGTTGTTAGCATGTTTTGCCTAATGGTTCTCTTTGATATGCAGCTGCTAGAAGCACTTGATTGGAAACTTATGCATGAATCAGATCCTGCACCGGTTCAGGTTGTCCTAAAAACTCCATTAGGATTTTAATGCAGGAACTCATTTTTATTGTTCCAAAAGGAGCTTGTCATTTGTTAAACTGTAGTTTATTTTCTATTTGTGTTGTAGAAGGGAAGTTCAGAGCTTGGTATGCATATTGAGAATGACCTGAATCTACTAACTTCATCTCAGGTTTGACAATCTTAGAGTAATTGAAactgtgatttttatttttttgtcttcgAAAATGCATCAAATTTGAGAGAAGTGGGGTTatctttttaatcttatttttgaatttatttcttCATGTTTCTACTTGCAAGTGAATCAAAGTTTTGGATCTGATGTTGGAGATCATTCTGCTTTTTTTCAACCATACTGAAATATTTgcttttctttataatttctGCCACACCTAGGCTTCACCTTGGCGTACGTCAATaaatgaggaaaatgagttcCTCCGAGTTCAGGTAATATATCTTTTCACCTGACAACGAGCTTAAAATAGTACAAATGAGTTTAGTGGTTATTTCATAGCTTATTCACTATATAACTGCTAACAAGacaatttttatcttttaggcAATTCAAAACCAATCAGAGCTGGATGCACTCCATAGACAACTTGTTTTTTGTGTTGGTGAGAAAGACAAATTAGAAAGGTTAGTGTTTCTTACCTTCCTCTGTCATCTCTTTGTTCTACCTGCTTTAGTATCTCACGGTCGTAGTTGGTGGACGGACCCCCTTCAAAATACATAAGCTGCTTTCATATACCTATTGATATTGAGAGTTCAAATCTCCTATCTGCTCGACATCCAAGCTAAGGATTAAACCTGTTACTTAATCTGGTTTCTTCTGGGTCCAACAATATAATTCAAGTATTTAGGAGTTAATTTGGATCTTGAATCTCTTTGAATTGTCCATACAGGCAATTAATTGACTTGGAGAAAGAGCTAGAATTTGAGAGAACGTCTAAAGCAGTTCTGATGGAAGAATCGAAGAAGGGTCAAACTGAGCTGTCTTCGGTTGCAAATGATCAGACGCCTACTATTGCTGTCAGTGATCAGACGGAGCTAACAACTATTGTGGATGCCATAGCAGCAGCCAGCCAAAGAGAAGC
The DNA window shown above is from Solanum lycopersicum chromosome 11, SLM_r2.1 and carries:
- the LOC101260697 gene encoding kinesin-like protein KIN-12E; translation: MPLFSEPPSVVKSRFGSLDQSAATPMDTASVTMSSVKSTPNLRLFKSAAKDNRVEFSENKDVVECNRSFEFREDPSFWKDHNVQVIIRIRPLSNSEISLQGHGKCVRQESSQTITWIGHPESRFTFDMVADENVTQEMLFKAAGVPMVENCMEGYNSCVFAYGQTGSGKTHTMLGDIEGGTRRHSVNCGMTPRVFEYLFSRIQKEREARREENIKFTCRCSFLEIYNEQILDLLDPSSVNLQIREDTKKGIHVEDLKEVEVTSARDVMQQLLQGAANRKVAATNMNRASSRSHSVFTCVIESKWESQGVTHHRFARFNLVDLAGSERQKSSGAEGERLKEATNINKSLSTLGLVIMNLVSISNGKSHHVPYRDSKLTFLLQDSLGGNAKTCIIANISPSSCCSLETLSTLKFAQRAKFIKNHAFVNEDASGDVLAMRIQIQNLKKEVARLRSVADGGVENHENNAWTVAFPGSPTSVKWEGLHGFSSPLTADKRVSKKKDYEVALVGAFRREKDKDIALQALTAENQAAMQLTKQREDEIQGLKMRLRFREAAIKRLESVASGKISAEIHLLKEKEEQLKEIEVLRNQVDRNQEVTRFAMENLRLKEEIRRLKSFYEEGERERMNEQIMMLQNKLLEALDWKLMHESDPAPVQKGSSELGMHIENDLNLLTSSQASPWRTSINEENEFLRVQAIQNQSELDALHRQLVFCVGEKDKLERQLIDLEKELEFERTSKAVLMEESKKGQTELSSVANDQTPTIAVSDQTELTTIVDAIAAASQREAEAHETAISLSKENDELRMKLKVLIEDNNKLIELYEQAVAEKNNGTDRGQNLQQEKIQDDSQQFLEHALQNHDLDDIVLSGETVTSHRSNIAADSDELPSNNTTEMIENKPSERGEEHTSELLGKSDYMMVETIYPESTVEAVLNELPEDLKQDVEMEDKSSDILHNPISEDLGLLRMKLEGAQEKLLKSANTISMFGSLERAIVEVDELAEEIEGLEKSIEVKKQGYTSFKLQSSQMLEKKVLLDNKLSALRYSVSSFSSSVGYFEQREAQTRARLNASSTCLNQKKAKLAHLQASKVELLEAQMQAKQSESELRNILAESKSRLEDENQRLESDRVLFAIDNIEKPDIQLPERSWQLSGKATELLKSEEEKTKIQNQMKQIRENLGIKKKEIEDLNEKRLNSEKDIEATEKEIENISQSVKEMGNKLQRVIGEKQMIFEMKENGKQEFENMILEYHESMFAASLKEEELKILEEELQLEMSKIEDLQREKALAASRKTQLLTALSCQSCSLSDKVEEDLHDIRRSVLELNSLLGN